A genomic region of Desulfonatronum thiodismutans contains the following coding sequences:
- a CDS encoding sigma 54-interacting transcriptional regulator — protein MERTLEFIREFVPADGLFVGLFEPDLNLGRTIVRIVPNYWPKVPEPLPIPDASLAYMHQRWQSEPTFRIINDWREAEPEILPLLKMTWPENTSLLLTDLTLESKRIGVLLLGTEGRDRYTDRHARLMNTLNEPFAVALANALQYQEVVRLKEMLEDDNQYLFNELRGISSSDTIIGADLGLREVMRLVRQVAPLESPVLLLGETGTGKELLASALHRASPRRNGPFVKVNCGGLPESLLDSELFGHEKGAFTGAIALKRGRFERAQGGTIFLDEIGELTPGAQVKLLRVLQQKEIERVGGTRTIPVDVRIISATHRNLEQMVREGTFREDLWFRLNVFPIMIPPLRHRPQDIPALLDHLLTRKTREMKITRKVRPAPGAMDLLKQHPWPGNVRELQNLVERSLIQSQSQNQRLNSTTSPDSDVLTVELHPGGRAPTATPSPSLAEDVLPFDHAVARVITTALERTGGKVIGPGGAAELLDLNPSTLRGKMRKLGISPSRSRKPKR, from the coding sequence ATGGAGCGGACCTTGGAGTTCATTCGGGAGTTCGTTCCGGCGGATGGCCTGTTCGTCGGTCTGTTCGAGCCGGACCTGAACCTCGGGCGGACCATCGTCCGCATTGTCCCCAACTATTGGCCCAAGGTACCGGAACCCTTGCCCATCCCCGATGCTTCCCTGGCATATATGCATCAAAGGTGGCAGTCAGAGCCCACATTCCGCATTATCAACGACTGGCGCGAGGCTGAACCGGAAATACTGCCGCTGCTGAAGATGACATGGCCTGAAAACACCTCTCTGCTTCTCACCGATCTGACTTTGGAATCCAAACGCATTGGCGTTCTGCTGTTGGGGACCGAGGGCCGCGACCGCTATACGGACCGGCATGCCCGGCTGATGAACACCCTCAATGAACCCTTTGCCGTGGCTCTGGCCAATGCCCTGCAATATCAGGAGGTGGTCCGGCTCAAGGAAATGCTGGAGGACGACAACCAGTATTTGTTCAACGAACTGCGCGGCATTTCCTCCAGCGACACCATCATCGGCGCGGATCTGGGACTTCGGGAAGTGATGCGGTTGGTTCGGCAGGTGGCCCCCTTGGAGAGCCCGGTGTTGCTCCTGGGGGAGACCGGCACGGGCAAGGAACTCCTGGCCAGCGCGCTACACCGGGCTTCTCCCCGGCGCAATGGCCCGTTTGTCAAGGTCAACTGCGGCGGTTTGCCCGAGAGTCTGCTGGACAGCGAGCTGTTCGGCCACGAAAAAGGGGCGTTTACCGGCGCCATTGCCCTGAAGCGGGGCCGGTTCGAGCGCGCGCAGGGCGGCACGATTTTTTTGGATGAGATCGGCGAGCTGACGCCGGGCGCCCAGGTCAAGCTCTTGCGGGTCTTGCAGCAGAAGGAAATCGAACGGGTCGGCGGTACGCGGACCATTCCGGTGGACGTCCGGATTATCAGTGCCACGCACCGCAACCTGGAGCAGATGGTCCGGGAGGGGACGTTTCGCGAAGATCTCTGGTTCCGGCTGAACGTCTTCCCGATCATGATCCCGCCCCTGCGGCACCGCCCTCAGGACATCCCGGCCCTGCTGGACCACCTGCTGACCAGGAAAACCCGGGAGATGAAGATCACCCGCAAGGTCCGCCCGGCCCCGGGGGCTATGGACTTGCTCAAGCAGCATCCTTGGCCCGGCAACGTGCGGGAGCTGCAAAATCTGGTGGAACGCTCCCTGATCCAAAGTCAGAGCCAGAATCAGCGTCTGAATTCGACAACCTCGCCCGACTCCGACGTGCTGACCGTGGAGCTGCATCCAGGAGGACGTGCGCCAACAGCGACACCGTCGCCGTCCTTGGCAGAAGACGTGCTCCCCTTCGACCATGCCGTGGCCCGGGTGATCACCACGGCCCTGGAACGCACGGGCGGCAAGGTCATTGGGCCCGGCGGCGCCGCGGAACTGCTGGACCTCAACCCCAGCACTCTGCGGGGCAAAATGCGCAAACTGGGGATCAGCCCATCCCGAAGCCGGAAACCGAAACGTTGA
- a CDS encoding efflux RND transporter periplasmic adaptor subunit, with product MRRIDFLVWRGAAMMVVLLLVLGLAACGGPSESQERPAPPPPPVTVLTVQTRDVEVVREYPARVHGSRQVQVRSRVEGILRERLFEEGRSVKKDELLFRIDPERYEIALLRAEADLADARASLNHAQREWARYSNLFAEAAVSELEKDKALTDLERAQARHAQAEVVVADARRSLGYTEVRAPVAGVTGMESLSEGNLIEWAGLLATITQQDPVHVRFAMPEVDAAMRGVDERSRRARLLLPGGLEHPRQGDIDFTASVIDPRTGTVTARAVFPNPDLTLIPGQFVRIQVVLRLLERVFTVPEAAVGQGRETTHLFVVDDENTARLRPVRLGPVTDGRQIILEGLKSGDQVVINGQAALRDGMPVNVVETVHDDAMEDAPKGDHVSDQVSNGQIPGENPKPEER from the coding sequence ATGCGAAGGATAGATTTTTTGGTATGGCGTGGCGCGGCAATGATGGTCGTTTTGCTGCTTGTTCTGGGATTGGCGGCGTGCGGCGGGCCCTCGGAGTCCCAGGAGCGTCCCGCGCCTCCTCCTCCGCCGGTGACCGTTTTGACCGTGCAGACGCGGGACGTGGAAGTGGTTCGGGAGTATCCGGCCAGGGTTCACGGCTCGCGTCAGGTTCAAGTGCGCTCCAGGGTAGAGGGGATCCTCCGGGAACGGCTGTTCGAGGAAGGGCGGTCCGTCAAAAAGGATGAGCTGCTGTTTCGCATCGATCCGGAACGCTACGAGATCGCCCTGCTTCGGGCCGAGGCCGATTTGGCCGACGCCCGGGCCAGTCTGAACCATGCCCAGCGGGAATGGGCCAGATACTCCAATTTGTTCGCCGAAGCCGCGGTAAGCGAACTGGAAAAGGACAAGGCTCTGACCGACCTGGAACGGGCTCAGGCCCGTCACGCCCAGGCCGAAGTGGTCGTGGCCGACGCCCGGCGCAGCCTCGGCTACACGGAAGTCCGCGCTCCCGTAGCCGGGGTGACCGGCATGGAGAGCCTCTCCGAGGGCAATTTGATCGAATGGGCCGGGCTGCTGGCCACCATCACCCAACAGGATCCGGTGCATGTCCGGTTCGCCATGCCGGAAGTCGACGCCGCGATGCGCGGCGTCGACGAGCGCTCCCGGCGCGCCAGGCTGCTGTTGCCGGGAGGCCTGGAACATCCTCGCCAGGGGGACATCGACTTCACCGCGAGCGTCATCGACCCCCGGACCGGCACGGTTACGGCCCGGGCCGTTTTCCCCAATCCCGACCTGACGCTGATCCCCGGGCAATTCGTCCGGATTCAGGTCGTCTTGCGGCTTCTGGAGAGGGTGTTCACGGTGCCGGAGGCCGCGGTGGGGCAGGGGCGGGAAACAACGCACCTATTCGTCGTGGACGACGAGAACACGGCTCGGCTCAGGCCGGTTCGCCTGGGACCGGTGACCGATGGTCGGCAGATCATTCTGGAGGGGCTGAAGAGCGGCGACCAAGTCGTGATCAACGGCCAGGCGGCCCTGCGCGACGGCATGCCCGTGAACGTCGTGGAGACCGTCCATGACGATGCCATGGAGGACGCCCCCAAGGGTGATCACGTGAGCGACCAAGTGAGCAACGGTCAAATTCCCGGGGAGAATCCGAAGCCGGAGGAACGCTGA
- a CDS encoding efflux RND transporter permease subunit → MFRFFIDRPIFASVISIIIVMAGAAALRVLPVEQYPDVVPPQIVVSAMYPGASSEVIAAAVAAPLEQEINGVDDMIYMESSATDSGMLQITVSFEMGTDPDQAAINVNNRVQAAASRLPQRVRDLGVRVEARSTNILMVPVLYSPDDSQSTLFISNYALLNVLDELVRLPGVGDASLFGAQDYSMRIWLNPDKLAQYDLTPSDVAAAVREQNALFAAGQLGAAPSSADQAFTFAVTTRGQLADTREFEEIILRSSEDGAVLRLGDVARAELGSQSYAFSASYNGQSAVPLGVYLQPGANALDTASRVHDTLEELSRHFPPGVAYTVAYDTTEFVEISIREVMITLFIAVVLVVLVTFVFLQRFRATLIPAAAIPVSLVGTFAGMLLLGFSVNLLTLFGLVLSIGIVVDNAIIVLENVDRLMREQGLRAREAAVETMKQVSGAVVSSTLVLVAVFVPVAFLGGMTGELYRQFAVTISVSVVVSGVVALTLTPAMCALLLDRKPRKTSGPFALFNYLFDKLTSVFAWVVEKMLRHSVISMLLFLAVTAGTVYAVSRLPSGLVPQEDQGVALVVYQLPQGAALPRTEAARETITDMLTSLEEVQEFTTVAGFDIFDGALRTNVGLGFANLTDWKDRQAPGQDAMSLAGRIMGMGMGVQEANVLAFTPPPIQGLSLTGGVQGYLEVRDGSSPREIESLAGRFIAAINARPEVINARVTLSTTIPRYHAEVDREKARAAGVSINQIFEAMQSTFGALYVNDFTLAGRNWQVNMQSEGEFRNRPEDLNRVFVRSEHGEMLPLSALVALERRPGPDVINRFNVNNAAKFFADPAPGFTTGQAKQAIEEAGAEILGLSARIGWVGEAYQLDAAAGAGGLAFGLGLLMVFLILAAQYERWSLPFAVASAVPFGVLGAALSGLWRGFPNDIYFQIGLLVLIGLAAKNAILIVEFAAQNREREGLCAFDAALAAARQRFRAIMMTALTFIIGSLPLVFATGAGANSRQEIGTVVVGGMILASSLALLFVPVFYKLMDDSSFWFHNRKMLCPKKEVNNV, encoded by the coding sequence ATGTTTCGCTTTTTCATCGACCGGCCGATCTTCGCCTCGGTCATTTCCATCATCATCGTCATGGCCGGGGCCGCGGCCCTGCGCGTGTTGCCCGTGGAGCAGTATCCGGACGTCGTCCCGCCGCAGATCGTGGTTTCGGCCATGTATCCCGGGGCCAGTTCCGAGGTCATCGCCGCGGCCGTGGCCGCGCCTCTGGAGCAGGAAATCAACGGCGTGGACGACATGATCTACATGGAGTCCAGCGCCACGGACTCCGGCATGCTGCAGATCACGGTCTCCTTTGAAATGGGCACGGACCCGGACCAGGCGGCCATCAACGTGAACAACCGGGTCCAGGCGGCCGCCTCCCGGCTGCCCCAACGGGTTCGGGATTTGGGGGTGCGCGTGGAGGCCCGCTCCACGAACATCCTGATGGTCCCGGTGCTCTACTCGCCCGACGACAGCCAGAGCACGCTGTTCATCAGCAACTATGCCTTGCTCAACGTTCTGGACGAGCTGGTCCGGCTGCCCGGGGTAGGCGATGCGTCCCTGTTCGGAGCCCAGGACTATTCCATGCGCATTTGGCTGAATCCGGACAAACTGGCCCAATATGACCTGACCCCGTCGGACGTGGCCGCCGCGGTCCGGGAACAGAACGCCCTGTTCGCCGCCGGGCAGTTGGGCGCCGCGCCTTCCTCGGCGGACCAGGCCTTCACCTTTGCCGTGACCACCCGAGGGCAGTTGGCCGACACCCGTGAATTCGAGGAGATCATCCTGCGCTCCTCCGAGGACGGGGCCGTGTTGCGCCTGGGCGACGTGGCCCGGGCCGAGCTGGGTTCGCAGAGCTATGCGTTTTCCGCCTCGTACAATGGTCAATCCGCCGTGCCCCTCGGGGTCTATCTCCAACCCGGCGCCAACGCCCTGGATACAGCCTCCCGGGTCCACGATACCCTGGAGGAACTCTCCCGGCACTTCCCCCCCGGCGTGGCCTACACCGTGGCCTACGACACCACGGAATTCGTGGAGATATCCATCCGCGAGGTGATGATCACCCTGTTCATCGCCGTGGTCCTGGTAGTGTTGGTCACCTTCGTCTTCCTGCAACGCTTCCGGGCCACGCTGATCCCGGCAGCGGCCATCCCCGTCTCCCTGGTGGGCACCTTCGCCGGAATGCTGCTCCTGGGCTTTTCCGTGAATCTGCTGACCCTGTTCGGCCTGGTGCTGTCCATCGGCATCGTGGTGGACAACGCGATCATCGTCCTGGAAAACGTGGATCGGCTGATGCGCGAGCAGGGTCTGCGAGCCCGGGAAGCGGCCGTCGAGACCATGAAACAGGTCTCCGGGGCCGTGGTCTCCTCTACCCTGGTCCTGGTGGCGGTCTTCGTGCCCGTGGCGTTTCTGGGCGGAATGACCGGCGAACTCTACCGTCAGTTCGCGGTGACCATCTCCGTCTCCGTGGTAGTCTCCGGCGTGGTGGCCTTGACCCTGACTCCGGCCATGTGCGCCCTGTTGCTGGACCGCAAGCCTCGGAAAACCTCCGGGCCCTTCGCCCTGTTCAACTATCTGTTCGACAAGCTCACCTCCGTGTTCGCCTGGGTCGTGGAGAAAATGCTGCGCCACTCCGTGATCAGCATGCTGCTCTTTCTGGCCGTGACCGCCGGGACGGTGTACGCGGTCTCGCGTTTGCCCTCCGGCCTGGTCCCTCAGGAGGACCAGGGCGTGGCTCTGGTCGTCTATCAACTGCCCCAAGGCGCGGCCCTGCCGCGCACCGAGGCCGCGCGCGAGACCATCACGGACATGCTCACCAGCCTGGAGGAGGTCCAGGAGTTCACCACCGTGGCCGGATTCGACATTTTTGACGGAGCCCTGCGCACCAACGTCGGCCTGGGCTTCGCCAATCTGACCGACTGGAAGGACCGCCAAGCCCCGGGCCAGGACGCCATGTCCCTGGCCGGGCGGATCATGGGCATGGGCATGGGTGTTCAGGAAGCCAACGTGCTGGCCTTCACCCCGCCGCCCATCCAGGGCTTGTCCCTGACCGGGGGCGTGCAGGGCTACCTGGAGGTCCGCGACGGTTCCTCGCCCCGGGAAATTGAGTCCCTGGCCGGACGCTTCATCGCCGCGATCAATGCCCGCCCGGAAGTGATCAACGCCCGGGTCACCCTGAGCACCACCATTCCTCGCTACCACGCCGAAGTGGACCGGGAAAAGGCCCGGGCCGCGGGAGTGTCCATCAATCAGATTTTCGAGGCCATGCAGAGCACCTTCGGCGCCCTGTACGTCAACGACTTCACCCTGGCCGGGCGCAATTGGCAGGTGAACATGCAGTCCGAAGGCGAGTTCCGGAACCGCCCCGAGGACCTGAACCGGGTCTTCGTCCGCTCGGAGCACGGCGAGATGCTGCCCTTGAGCGCCCTGGTCGCCCTGGAACGCCGACCGGGACCGGACGTCATCAACCGTTTCAACGTCAACAACGCGGCCAAGTTCTTCGCCGACCCGGCCCCGGGCTTCACCACGGGCCAGGCCAAGCAGGCCATTGAGGAAGCAGGCGCGGAAATTCTGGGCTTGTCGGCGCGCATCGGCTGGGTGGGCGAGGCCTATCAGCTGGACGCCGCGGCCGGGGCCGGAGGGCTGGCCTTCGGGCTGGGATTGCTGATGGTCTTTCTGATCCTGGCCGCCCAGTACGAGCGCTGGTCCCTGCCCTTTGCCGTGGCCTCGGCCGTGCCCTTCGGCGTGCTCGGCGCGGCCCTGTCCGGGCTGTGGCGCGGCTTTCCCAACGATATCTACTTCCAGATCGGGTTGCTGGTGCTCATCGGGCTGGCGGCTAAAAACGCCATTCTCATCGTGGAGTTCGCGGCCCAGAACCGGGAACGCGAAGGTTTGTGCGCCTTCGACGCGGCCCTGGCCGCGGCCCGGCAGCGTTTCCGGGCGATCATGATGACCGCCCTGACCTTCATCATCGGCTCCCTGCCCCTGGTCTTCGCCACGGGGGCCGGAGCAAACAGCCGCCAGGAGATCGGGACCGTGGTGGTGGGCGGGATGATCCTGGCCAGCTCCCTGGCCCTGCTCTTCGTCCCGGTGTTCTACAAGCTGATGGACGACTCTTCCTTCTGGTTCCATAATCGAAAAATGTTGTGCCCGAAAAAAGAGGTCAACAATGTATAG